In Pseudomonas deceptionensis, a single window of DNA contains:
- a CDS encoding S-type pyocin domain-containing protein, which translates to MPNEVNKYLGPHRIIGPGSYELAPYPIVGKWESEIKFGGGYNTWGLNEGARRGEGGPSNIREVAKPNVVAEFMNEQIHNQAAIDHDYGARFNSLLADIARELQEKKLLASGAQALGAAESAVTDQHVTLELIESKRQQYIALAPEIYGLYGQSPYFLMTLLSSNKINDFFNSHNGNNPREVLMALFAQFDHVYQSAMELKALSLSTTFLSGKLADLALQVEHVQGTANDAVVYQRMDIITREQDIHAQQLPEFLHIEFATAAGSVKGMTASEALNHFTQTLEGMAASKIAEINPVYAPPPLSRGGITFHYPAENPKIKAPLSKPELEALNELVSLQTHTQLGVKWLSYHDALLKTESARYLTLTGNVFGSLAERAKQAEHTIRIANTFRAPGASSATSPLFMTSAGTVAVIDAAAVTLQAAIRSAVAALGSLAAGTASGLLVGVSALVYSPKLANGELPERYAFSMPLSDLAPALGQDLSAVAAASGTVDLPVRISSKTAADGQSEVFVAKTDGVTVPSKVRVVVATFSPEQNVYSVTTDDVPARTLTWTPIVHPGNSSTTSPAEQPAPTVYTGATVTPVVGRIDAFPGLAEAGFDDFITVFPAGSGLPPLYVMFRDPREDAGVATGMGQPVTGIWLGAAAQGEGAPVPSQIADQLRGKEFRNFRAFREAFWRAVANDPELAKQFKRQNLSAIFNGKSPFVSTSERAGAAVKFELHHKVYVSRGGAVYDLENITVVTPKRHKEIHRAEE; encoded by the coding sequence ATGCCTAATGAAGTTAATAAATACTTGGGGCCTCACAGAATAATCGGTCCCGGTTCATACGAATTGGCACCCTATCCCATTGTGGGGAAATGGGAATCTGAAATTAAGTTTGGTGGTGGGTACAACACATGGGGGTTGAACGAAGGGGCGCGTAGAGGAGAGGGAGGGCCGAGCAATATCCGTGAAGTTGCAAAGCCCAATGTTGTTGCGGAATTCATGAATGAACAAATCCACAATCAGGCGGCCATTGATCACGACTATGGTGCGCGATTCAATAGTCTCTTGGCTGATATTGCTCGGGAGCTGCAAGAAAAAAAGTTGCTGGCCAGCGGCGCTCAGGCTCTGGGGGCTGCGGAGTCAGCGGTAACAGATCAACACGTTACCTTGGAACTTATTGAGTCCAAGCGGCAACAGTACATAGCCCTTGCGCCTGAGATATATGGGCTTTATGGCCAAAGTCCCTATTTTTTGATGACATTGCTGTCGAGCAATAAAATAAACGATTTTTTTAACAGTCATAACGGCAACAACCCTCGTGAAGTGCTTATGGCGCTGTTCGCCCAGTTTGATCATGTTTATCAGTCGGCTATGGAGCTCAAAGCGCTTTCGCTTTCCACCACTTTTCTTTCGGGCAAGCTTGCTGATTTGGCGCTGCAAGTAGAGCACGTGCAGGGTACTGCCAATGACGCAGTTGTTTATCAGCGAATGGACATCATCACTCGGGAACAGGATATTCATGCTCAGCAACTGCCGGAGTTTCTCCATATAGAGTTTGCCACTGCTGCAGGCTCTGTGAAGGGTATGACTGCTTCTGAAGCGTTGAACCATTTCACGCAGACGCTAGAGGGCATGGCTGCGTCTAAAATCGCCGAAATCAATCCTGTTTATGCGCCCCCGCCACTCAGCAGGGGCGGAATCACATTTCACTATCCAGCAGAGAACCCGAAAATCAAGGCCCCCTTGAGCAAGCCCGAGTTGGAGGCGCTCAACGAGTTGGTGTCCTTGCAAACCCATACTCAGTTGGGGGTTAAGTGGCTGAGTTATCACGATGCTTTACTGAAGACGGAGTCAGCCAGGTATCTCACGTTAACCGGGAATGTTTTTGGCAGTTTGGCGGAGCGGGCAAAGCAGGCTGAACACACTATCCGTATAGCCAATACGTTTCGTGCCCCAGGTGCCTCGTCAGCGACAAGCCCCCTGTTTATGACTTCAGCGGGAACCGTCGCGGTTATTGATGCAGCGGCAGTTACCCTGCAAGCGGCTATCCGCTCTGCAGTTGCTGCGTTGGGAAGCTTGGCGGCGGGTACGGCTTCGGGGCTTTTGGTCGGTGTGTCTGCTTTGGTGTATTCGCCCAAGCTGGCTAATGGGGAGCTGCCTGAGCGTTATGCTTTTAGCATGCCGTTGTCGGACCTGGCTCCTGCGCTCGGTCAGGATTTATCGGCTGTCGCTGCCGCCAGTGGCACTGTTGATCTGCCTGTGCGTATCAGTTCAAAAACAGCTGCTGATGGGCAATCAGAAGTTTTCGTCGCTAAAACCGATGGCGTCACTGTTCCGTCGAAAGTCAGGGTGGTGGTTGCCACGTTTAGCCCTGAGCAGAACGTATATAGCGTCACGACTGATGACGTGCCAGCGAGAACTTTGACATGGACACCTATCGTCCATCCGGGGAACAGCTCAACCACCTCCCCCGCTGAGCAACCTGCGCCAACGGTCTACACTGGCGCCACGGTAACGCCGGTTGTGGGCAGGATTGACGCTTTTCCGGGGCTTGCTGAAGCCGGCTTTGATGACTTCATCACGGTATTCCCGGCGGGCTCCGGTCTACCGCCACTGTATGTGATGTTCCGAGATCCCCGCGAGGATGCAGGGGTAGCAACGGGGATGGGGCAGCCGGTGACGGGTATCTGGCTGGGGGCTGCGGCGCAAGGTGAGGGGGCTCCCGTTCCGTCGCAGATTGCAGACCAGTTACGGGGTAAGGAGTTTAGAAATTTCAGGGCGTTTCGGGAGGCGTTTTGGAGGGCGGTTGCGAATGATCCTGAGTTGGCCAAACAGTTTAAAAGGCAGAATTTATCAGCGATTTTTAATGGTAAATCTCCATTCGTAAGTACATCTGAGCGTGCTGGTGCTGCTGTAAAATTCGAGCTTCATCATAAGGTTTATGTTTCGAGGGGTGGTGCTGTTTATGACCTCGAAAATATTACTGTAGTGACACCGAAGCGCCATAAAGAAATACATCGAGCGGAGGAGTGA
- a CDS encoding ABC transporter substrate-binding protein, translating into MKRLPLRTAIAVALLSTAVSISAKNLVVCTEASPEGFDIVQFTTAVSADASAETILNRLADFAPGTTNVEPALAERWDISPDGLEYTFYLRPGVKFHTTDYFKPTRTLNADDVVWSFQRQLDPNHPWHKLSLVGYPYFESMGFKDLLKSVEKVDDLTVKITLNHAEAPFLRDVAMPFTSIYSAEYADQLLKSGKTADLNNKPIGTGPFIFVRYNKDAQVRFKANPDYFRGKPPTDALIFAITTDSNVRLQKLKANECQIALYPKPDDVKNIRTDPNLKVDELAALMTSYIAMNSSHKYLSDVRVRKAIDIAFDKQTYLNTVHGEGNALIAINPYPPTMLGYNKSIQSPPRDLDKARALLKEAGVPQGTVLTLFTRNGGGPTNPNPMLGAQLLQSDLAQVGIKLDIRVMEWGEMLKRAKSGEHDLVSTGWGGDNGDPDNFLTPLLSCEAAKNGENYARWCNKNFEALITKARNISEPAERAALYEQAQLIFNQDQPWINVTHPMLFTAMRKNVEGYTLSPLTNNNFATTQVK; encoded by the coding sequence ATGAAAAGACTTCCACTACGCACCGCCATAGCTGTGGCACTGCTTAGTACAGCGGTCAGTATTTCGGCCAAAAATCTGGTGGTCTGCACCGAAGCCAGCCCTGAAGGGTTCGATATCGTCCAATTCACCACCGCCGTTTCCGCCGATGCTTCGGCTGAAACCATCCTCAACCGCCTGGCCGACTTTGCTCCCGGCACAACAAATGTTGAACCCGCCCTGGCCGAACGATGGGACATCAGCCCCGACGGTCTTGAGTACACTTTTTACCTGCGCCCCGGCGTGAAATTCCACACCACCGATTACTTCAAACCGACCCGAACCCTGAACGCCGACGATGTCGTCTGGAGTTTCCAGCGCCAGCTGGACCCGAATCACCCGTGGCACAAACTGTCGTTGGTCGGTTACCCCTACTTTGAAAGCATGGGCTTCAAAGACCTGCTCAAAAGCGTCGAGAAAGTTGACGACCTGACGGTGAAAATCACCCTCAACCACGCCGAGGCACCTTTTCTGCGCGACGTGGCCATGCCATTCACGTCCATCTATTCAGCCGAATACGCCGACCAACTGCTCAAGTCCGGTAAAACGGCGGACCTGAACAACAAGCCCATCGGCACCGGCCCGTTTATCTTCGTGCGGTACAACAAAGATGCCCAGGTCCGCTTCAAGGCCAACCCGGACTACTTCCGTGGCAAGCCGCCCACCGATGCACTGATCTTCGCCATCACCACCGACAGCAACGTGCGCCTGCAAAAGCTCAAGGCCAACGAATGCCAGATCGCGCTGTACCCCAAGCCCGATGATGTCAAAAACATCCGCACCGACCCGAACCTCAAGGTCGATGAGCTGGCCGCGCTGATGACCAGCTATATCGCCATGAACTCCAGTCACAAATACCTGAGTGATGTACGGGTGCGCAAAGCCATCGACATCGCCTTCGACAAACAGACATACCTCAACACCGTGCACGGTGAAGGCAATGCGCTGATCGCGATCAACCCGTACCCGCCCACCATGCTTGGCTACAACAAAAGCATTCAAAGCCCGCCCCGCGACCTGGACAAGGCCCGGGCACTGCTCAAGGAAGCCGGTGTACCGCAAGGTACGGTGCTGACCCTCTTCACCCGCAACGGCGGCGGCCCGACCAACCCCAACCCGATGCTGGGGGCACAGTTGTTGCAATCGGACCTTGCACAGGTCGGCATCAAACTGGACATTCGTGTCATGGAATGGGGCGAAATGCTCAAGCGCGCCAAAAGTGGCGAGCATGATCTGGTCTCTACCGGATGGGGCGGCGACAACGGCGACCCGGACAACTTCCTGACCCCGCTGCTCAGCTGCGAGGCTGCCAAAAATGGCGAGAACTACGCACGCTGGTGCAATAAAAACTTCGAAGCCCTGATTACCAAGGCCCGAAATATCAGTGAACCCGCTGAACGGGCTGCGCTCTATGAACAGGCGCAGCTCATTTTCAATCAAGATCAACCCTGGATTAACGTAACCCATCCTATGCTCTTTACAGCCATGCGCAAAAACGTCGAGGGATATACCCTGAGCCCGTTGACCAACAACAACTTCGCCACGACCCAGGTGAAGTAG
- a CDS encoding ABC transporter ATP-binding protein, translating to MSLLEIKNLNVRFGDAKAVPVVDGLSLSVDKGEVLAIVGESGSGKSVTMMALMGLIEHPGIVTADALNFDGKNMLTLSARQRRQIVGKDMAMVFQDPMTALNPSYTVGFQIEEVLRLHLKMSSKAARKRAIELLEKVEIPGAASRMEAYPHQLSGGMSQRVAIAMAIAGEPKLLIADEPTTALDVTIQAQIMELLLNLQREQDMGLVLITHDLAVVAETAQRVCVMYAGQAVEVGNVPGLFDVPAHPYSEALLAAIPEHSMGAARLATLPGIVPGRYDRPQGCLLSPRCPYVQEKCRQQRPELEQKAHSQVRCFFPLNQEVA from the coding sequence ATGTCACTGTTAGAAATCAAGAATCTCAACGTTCGTTTTGGCGACGCCAAGGCGGTGCCGGTGGTCGACGGCCTGAGCCTGTCTGTGGATAAAGGTGAAGTCCTGGCCATCGTGGGCGAGTCTGGCTCCGGCAAGTCCGTGACCATGATGGCGCTGATGGGCCTGATCGAGCACCCCGGCATCGTGACCGCCGACGCGTTGAACTTCGACGGCAAGAACATGCTGACACTCAGCGCCCGTCAACGTCGGCAAATCGTCGGCAAGGACATGGCCATGGTCTTTCAAGACCCCATGACCGCGCTGAACCCCAGCTACACCGTGGGTTTCCAGATCGAAGAAGTGCTGCGTCTGCACCTTAAAATGTCCAGCAAGGCAGCGCGCAAACGGGCCATTGAGCTGCTGGAAAAAGTCGAAATTCCGGGGGCTGCCAGCCGCATGGAAGCCTACCCGCACCAGTTGTCGGGTGGCATGAGCCAACGCGTGGCGATTGCCATGGCCATTGCCGGCGAGCCCAAATTGTTGATCGCTGACGAGCCGACCACCGCGCTGGACGTGACTATTCAAGCCCAGATCATGGAGTTGCTGCTCAACCTGCAGCGCGAGCAGGACATGGGCCTGGTACTGATCACTCACGACCTGGCCGTGGTCGCCGAAACTGCCCAGCGGGTGTGCGTGATGTACGCCGGCCAGGCTGTTGAAGTCGGCAATGTACCGGGGCTGTTTGATGTGCCGGCGCATCCGTACAGCGAAGCATTGCTGGCCGCGATCCCGGAACACAGCATGGGCGCTGCACGCCTGGCCACCTTGCCCGGCATCGTGCCGGGGCGTTACGACCGCCCGCAAGGCTGTCTGTTGTCGCCACGCTGCCCGTACGTCCAGGAAAAATGCCGTCAACAACGTCCTGAGCTGGAACAAAAAGCTCATAGCCAGGTGCGCTGCTTCTTCCCCTTGAATCAGGAGGTGGCGTAA
- a CDS encoding peptide ABC transporter ATP-binding protein, giving the protein MTVVLTARDLTRHYEVSRGLFKGHALVRALNGVSFELEAGKTLAVVGESGCGKSTLARALTLIEEPSSGSLKIAGQEVTGANKAERKQLRKDVQMVFQSPYASLNPRQKVGDQLAEPLLINTQLSASERREKVQAMMKQVGLRPEHYHRYPHMFSGGQRQRIALARAMMLQPKVLVADEPTSALDVSIQAQVLNLFMDLQQEFNTAYVFISHNLAVVRHVADTVLVMYLGRPVEMGPKEEIYTRPLHPYTQALLSATPTIHPDPNKPKIKIVGELPNPLNPPSGCAFHKRCPYATELCSTDEPALRLLDNRQVACHHAEQFLQV; this is encoded by the coding sequence ATGACTGTCGTTCTTACCGCCCGTGACCTAACCCGTCATTACGAAGTGTCCCGTGGCTTGTTCAAAGGCCACGCACTGGTGCGCGCCCTCAACGGTGTGTCGTTTGAACTTGAAGCCGGCAAAACCCTTGCGGTGGTTGGCGAGTCCGGTTGTGGCAAGTCCACCCTGGCCCGTGCCCTGACCTTGATTGAAGAACCGTCCTCGGGCTCGTTGAAAATTGCCGGGCAGGAAGTGACGGGCGCCAACAAGGCGGAGCGCAAGCAACTGCGCAAAGACGTGCAGATGGTGTTCCAGAGCCCTTACGCCTCGCTCAACCCACGGCAAAAAGTGGGTGACCAACTGGCTGAGCCGCTGCTGATCAACACCCAGCTGAGCGCCAGCGAACGCCGCGAAAAAGTCCAGGCCATGATGAAACAGGTCGGCTTGCGCCCTGAGCACTACCATCGCTACCCGCACATGTTTTCGGGCGGCCAGCGCCAGCGTATCGCCCTGGCACGGGCCATGATGCTGCAACCCAAAGTGCTGGTGGCCGACGAGCCGACCTCCGCGCTCGACGTGTCGATTCAGGCGCAGGTGCTCAACCTGTTCATGGACTTGCAGCAAGAGTTCAACACCGCCTACGTTTTCATCTCGCACAACCTGGCGGTGGTGCGGCATGTGGCTGACACGGTATTGGTGATGTACCTGGGCCGCCCGGTCGAAATGGGCCCCAAGGAAGAGATCTACACCCGGCCGCTGCATCCCTACACTCAGGCATTGCTCTCGGCCACCCCGACCATCCACCCGGACCCGAACAAGCCGAAAATCAAGATCGTGGGCGAGCTGCCCAACCCGCTGAACCCGCCTTCAGGCTGTGCTTTCCACAAGCGCTGCCCTTATGCGACCGAGCTGTGCAGCACTGACGAGCCAGCCTTGCGCCTGCTCGACAACCGCCAGGTTGCTTGCCATCACGCGGAGCAGTTCCTGCAGGTTTAA
- a CDS encoding ABC transporter permease subunit: protein MFSFIARRVGLLIPTFFGITLLTFALIRMIPGDPVEVMMGERRVDPEMHAQAMERLGLNKPLYEQYIDYVTKLAHGDLGESLRTRESVWTEFSALFPATLELASAALLFAGIFGLLAGVIAALKRGSLFDHGVMGISLAGYSMPIFWWGLILIMFFSVGLGWTPVSGRIDLLYDIEPKTGFMLIDTLLSDQPEAFWDALHHMILPAIVLGTIPLAVIARMTRSSMLEVLREDYIRTARAKGLSPARVVFVHGLRNALIPVLTVVGLQVGTLLAGAVLTETIFSWPGIGKWLIEAIGARDYPVVQNGILLIACLVILVNFVVDILYGFANPRIRHQR from the coding sequence ATGTTTAGTTTTATTGCCCGCCGAGTGGGGTTGTTGATCCCCACTTTCTTCGGCATCACCCTGCTGACCTTTGCCCTGATCCGCATGATCCCGGGCGATCCAGTTGAAGTCATGATGGGTGAGCGTCGGGTCGATCCCGAAATGCACGCCCAGGCCATGGAACGTCTGGGCCTGAACAAACCGCTCTATGAGCAATACATTGACTACGTCACCAAGCTTGCTCATGGCGATTTGGGCGAGTCATTGAGAACCCGTGAAAGCGTGTGGACCGAGTTTTCCGCGCTGTTCCCTGCCACCCTCGAACTGGCCTCAGCTGCGCTGTTGTTCGCCGGCATCTTCGGGTTACTGGCGGGGGTCATCGCTGCGCTCAAGCGAGGCTCGTTATTTGACCACGGGGTGATGGGCATCTCCCTGGCGGGTTATTCAATGCCAATCTTCTGGTGGGGCCTGATTTTGATCATGTTCTTCTCGGTGGGTCTGGGCTGGACCCCGGTTTCCGGGCGGATCGACCTCTTGTACGACATTGAGCCAAAAACCGGTTTCATGCTCATCGACACCCTGCTCAGCGACCAGCCCGAGGCTTTCTGGGACGCGTTGCACCACATGATCCTGCCCGCCATTGTGCTGGGCACCATCCCGCTGGCCGTGATCGCCCGCATGACCCGCTCGTCCATGCTTGAAGTGCTGCGCGAAGACTACATCCGTACCGCCCGCGCCAAAGGCCTGTCGCCTGCGCGCGTGGTGTTCGTGCATGGCCTGCGCAACGCCCTGATCCCGGTACTGACCGTGGTCGGCCTGCAAGTCGGCACCCTGCTGGCCGGTGCCGTCCTGACCGAAACCATTTTCTCGTGGCCCGGTATCGGCAAGTGGCTGATCGAAGCCATTGGCGCCCGGGACTATCCCGTGGTGCAAAACGGCATCCTGCTAATCGCCTGCCTGGTGATTCTGGTCAACTTCGTAGTGGACATCCTCTACGGCTTTGCCAACCCACGCATCCGCCACCAGCGCTGA
- a CDS encoding peptide chain release factor 3, with the protein MTNQAAEVAKRRTFAIISHPDAGKTTITEKLLLMGKAIAVAGTVKSRKSDRHATSDWMEMEKQRGISITTSVMQFPYRDHMINLLDTPGHEDFSEDTYRTLTAVDSALMVLDGGKGVEPRTIALMDVCRLRDTPIVSFINKLDRDIRDPIELLDEIEAVLKIKAAPITWPIGCYRDFKGVYHLADDYIIVYTAGHGHERTDVKIIEKLDSDEARAHLGDEYQRFVDQLELVQGACHEFNQQEFLDGQLTPVFFGTALGNFGVDHVLDAVVNWAPEPLPRVANERTVEPTEEKFSGFVFKIQANMDPKHRDRIAFMRICSGKYEKGMKMRHARTGKDVRIGDALTFFSSEREQLEEAFAGDIIGLHNHGTIQIGDTFTEGESLSFTGIPHFAPELFRRVRLRDPLKSKQLRQGLQQLAEEGATQVFFPERSNDIILGAVGVLQFDVVASRLKGEYKVECSYEPITVYSARWIDCDDKKKLEEFKIKAVENLAIDGGGHLTYLAPTRVNLALMEERWPDVKFRATREHH; encoded by the coding sequence ATGACCAACCAGGCCGCCGAAGTCGCGAAACGCCGCACTTTCGCTATTATTTCCCACCCCGATGCGGGTAAGACCACCATCACTGAAAAGCTTCTGTTGATGGGGAAGGCGATTGCTGTCGCCGGTACGGTGAAATCGCGAAAGTCCGACCGCCATGCCACCTCCGACTGGATGGAAATGGAGAAACAACGGGGTATTTCGATTACCACGTCGGTCATGCAGTTCCCGTATCGCGACCACATGATCAACCTGCTCGACACCCCGGGCCACGAAGACTTCTCGGAAGACACCTACCGCACATTGACTGCGGTCGATTCGGCCCTGATGGTGCTCGATGGCGGTAAAGGTGTTGAGCCACGGACCATTGCCCTGATGGACGTTTGCCGTCTGCGCGATACGCCAATCGTCAGCTTCATCAACAAACTCGACCGCGATATTCGCGACCCGATCGAGTTGCTGGACGAGATCGAAGCGGTCCTGAAAATCAAGGCTGCTCCGATCACCTGGCCGATTGGTTGCTACCGTGACTTCAAGGGTGTTTACCACCTGGCAGACGACTACATCATTGTCTACACCGCCGGTCACGGCCATGAGCGGACCGATGTCAAAATCATCGAAAAGCTCGATTCCGATGAAGCCCGTGCCCACCTGGGTGACGAGTACCAACGGTTTGTCGACCAGCTTGAGTTGGTGCAGGGCGCCTGCCATGAATTCAACCAGCAGGAATTCCTTGATGGCCAACTGACGCCGGTGTTCTTCGGTACGGCGCTGGGCAACTTTGGTGTCGATCATGTTCTGGACGCCGTGGTGAACTGGGCGCCAGAGCCGTTGCCCCGTGTTGCCAATGAACGTACGGTTGAACCGACTGAAGAGAAATTCAGCGGCTTTGTGTTCAAGATCCAGGCGAACATGGACCCGAAACACCGCGACCGTATTGCCTTTATGCGCATTTGCTCGGGCAAGTACGAAAAAGGCATGAAAATGCGCCATGCACGAACCGGTAAAGACGTACGTATCGGCGATGCGTTGACCTTCTTCTCCTCCGAACGTGAACAACTGGAAGAGGCATTTGCCGGCGACATCATCGGTTTGCACAACCACGGCACCATCCAGATCGGCGATACCTTTACCGAAGGTGAAAGCCTGAGCTTTACCGGTATCCCGCACTTCGCCCCGGAACTGTTCCGTCGCGTGCGTCTGCGCGATCCGCTCAAATCCAAGCAACTGCGTCAGGGTTTGCAGCAACTGGCCGAAGAGGGCGCCACCCAGGTGTTCTTCCCGGAGCGCAGCAACGACATCATTCTGGGTGCCGTGGGTGTTCTGCAGTTTGACGTGGTCGCGAGCCGCTTGAAGGGCGAATACAAGGTGGAATGCTCCTACGAGCCAATCACTGTGTACTCGGCCCGCTGGATCGATTGCGACGATAAGAAGAAGCTCGAAGAGTTCAAGATCAAGGCTGTGGAAAACCTGGCCATTGATGGTGGCGGTCACCTGACCTACCTGGCTCCGACGCGCGTCAACCTGGCGTTGATGGAAGAGCGCTGGCCGGATGTGAAGTTCCGTGCGACCCGTGAGCACCACTAA
- a CDS encoding bacteriocin immunity protein has translation MKKQISDYTEKEFLDYVISLCDSSLRTEDEDVKMVLEFERLTEHPDGSDLIFYPRDNREDSPEGIVKEVKEWRAANGKTGFKSA, from the coding sequence ATGAAAAAACAAATTTCTGACTACACTGAAAAAGAGTTTTTGGACTATGTTATATCGCTGTGCGATAGCAGTTTGCGCACAGAGGATGAAGACGTGAAAATGGTTTTAGAGTTTGAGCGTTTGACAGAGCATCCTGATGGATCAGATCTGATTTTTTACCCAAGAGATAATAGAGAAGATAGTCCAGAAGGCATTGTAAAAGAAGTTAAAGAATGGCGTGCCGCTAACGGCAAGACCGGATTTAAATCTGCGTAA
- a CDS encoding ABC transporter permease subunit, giving the protein MTSSTNATEVDQSLLYPSPYKEFWHAFSRNKGAVAGLMFMCLIVFCAIFAPWVAPHNPSEQYRDFLLTPPVWLEGGQWQFLLGTDELGRDLLSRLIEGSRLSLLIGLSSVVISLIPGVILGLFAGFFPRLLGPTIMRLMDIMLALPSLLLAVAIVAILGPGLINTVIAIAIVSLPSYVRLTRAAVMGELNRDYVTAARLAGASLPRLMFVTVLPNCMAPLIVQATLSFSSAILDAAALGFLGLGVQPPTPEWGTMLASARDYIERAWWVVSLPGLTILLSVLAINLMGDGLRDALDPKLKNAA; this is encoded by the coding sequence ATGACTTCCTCTACAAACGCTACCGAAGTGGATCAAAGCCTGCTTTATCCATCACCTTACAAAGAGTTCTGGCACGCCTTCTCCAGGAACAAAGGGGCCGTTGCCGGCCTGATGTTCATGTGCCTGATCGTGTTCTGCGCCATCTTTGCCCCCTGGGTCGCGCCGCACAACCCGAGCGAGCAATACCGCGACTTTCTGCTGACCCCGCCGGTCTGGCTTGAAGGCGGCCAGTGGCAATTTTTGCTCGGCACCGACGAACTGGGCCGTGACCTGCTGTCGCGCCTGATTGAAGGCTCGCGCCTGTCGCTGCTGATCGGTTTGTCGTCGGTGGTGATCTCGCTGATTCCGGGCGTGATCCTGGGCCTGTTTGCCGGGTTCTTCCCGCGCCTCCTGGGCCCGACCATCATGCGTTTGATGGACATCATGCTGGCCCTGCCGTCACTGCTGCTGGCCGTGGCGATTGTCGCCATCCTCGGCCCTGGCCTGATCAACACCGTGATCGCCATCGCCATCGTGTCCTTGCCGTCCTACGTGCGTCTGACCCGGGCCGCCGTCATGGGCGAGCTCAACCGCGACTACGTGACCGCTGCCCGCCTGGCCGGCGCCAGCTTGCCGCGCCTGATGTTCGTCACCGTGCTGCCCAACTGCATGGCGCCGTTGATCGTTCAGGCCACCCTCAGTTTCTCCTCGGCGATTCTCGACGCCGCCGCACTGGGCTTCCTCGGTTTGGGCGTACAGCCGCCAACTCCGGAGTGGGGCACCATGCTCGCCTCGGCCCGTGACTACATCGAACGTGCCTGGTGGGTCGTGAGCCTGCCCGGTCTGACCATTTTGCTCAGCGTGCTGGCAATCAACCTGATGGGCGACGGTCTGCGCGATGCGCTGGACCCGAAACTCAAGAACGCCGCCTGA
- a CDS encoding ABC transporter permease gives MANRYGKGLIGCAVVIALLALLVHWIGISTIEHYQDDLLFYLQAHLYLVLASMLAALLVGIPAGIFLSRPNMAGRAERFMQVFNIGNTVPPLAVLAIALGFLGIGSGPAIFALFLASLLPIVRNTYEGLKNVQGSLKEAAVGIGMTPRQVLWRVELPNAVPIIMGGVRVALAINVGTAPLAFLIGANSLGSLIFPGIALNNQPQLILGAACTALLALLLDGLVILISRRWLERGLRPV, from the coding sequence GTGGCAAATCGCTATGGAAAAGGGCTTATTGGATGTGCGGTTGTTATCGCGCTTCTGGCCCTGTTGGTCCACTGGATCGGCATCAGCACTATCGAACACTATCAAGATGATTTGTTGTTCTACCTGCAAGCCCATCTGTACCTGGTACTCGCTTCAATGCTCGCCGCCCTCCTTGTAGGGATACCCGCTGGCATTTTCCTCAGCCGACCGAATATGGCCGGACGTGCGGAACGCTTTATGCAAGTCTTCAACATCGGCAACACCGTCCCACCGCTGGCCGTACTGGCCATTGCACTGGGTTTTCTGGGGATCGGTAGCGGTCCTGCCATCTTCGCCCTGTTTCTCGCCTCGTTGCTGCCCATTGTGCGCAACACCTACGAAGGCCTGAAAAACGTACAGGGTTCGCTCAAAGAAGCCGCCGTCGGCATCGGCATGACCCCGCGCCAAGTGCTCTGGCGGGTCGAACTGCCCAATGCCGTGCCCATCATCATGGGTGGCGTGCGGGTCGCACTGGCGATCAACGTCGGCACAGCACCGCTGGCGTTCCTTATCGGCGCCAACAGCCTGGGCAGCCTGATTTTCCCCGGCATCGCCCTTAACAATCAGCCGCAATTAATCCTCGGGGCGGCCTGTACCGCACTGCTGGCATTGCTGCTCGACGGCCTGGTGATACTGATCAGCCGCCGGTGGTTGGAACGCGGCCTGCGACCTGTTTAA